Sequence from the Halobaculum rubrum genome:
GTCCGCGAGGCGATGGCGTCGTTCCCGGGCGCCGACCTCCCGTCCTCGCCGGAGCACCTCATCCACGTCTTCGGCGACGATCAGCCGGAGCGTCCCCAGCCCCGGATGGACCGGATGCGCGGCGACGGCATGCAGGTCGTCGCCGGCGGCGTCCAGTCGACGCCCGGCGGTGTGAAGTACAACTGTCTCGCACACAACACTATCCGCGGCGCCGCGGGCGCCTCCGTCCTCAACGGCGAACAGCTCGCCAGCGAGGGCTGGATCTGAGCGGGCGAGGGCTCGCTCGGCGCTGACTCACTCCCCGAGCGCCGCGGCGACCTTCTCGATCGGGTGGGGGGGCTGTTCGGTCTCGCCGTCGCGGTCGCCCAACTGCGACCGACAGGAGGCGCCGGGGGCGGTGACGGCCTCCGCGGGGCTCTCGTCGACCTTCTCGAACAGCAGCGATCCGATCGCCTTCGACAGTTCGTAGTGTTCGGCCTCGTAGCCGAAGCTCCCGGCCATCCCGCAGCAGGTGGTGTCCAGCGGGTCGACATCGTAGCCCGCGCGCCGGAGCACGCCGACCGCGTGGTGGTCCTTGTTCAGCGACTTCTGGTTGCAGTGGCCGTGGTACGCGATCGACTCGCCGGCCTCGGGCGCCCTGCTGAACTCGATCGCCTCGTCGAGCCGCGCGGTGTCGACGTACTCCAGCACGCCGTAGCTGGCGGCCGAGACGGCCTCGACCGCGTCGCCGTCGAGGAGATCGAGGTACTCGTCCTGAAACATCACCGCGTCCGACGGCTCGACGAACACGACGCTGTACCCCTCCTCGACGAAGGGCTCGAGCGCCTCGACGTTCTCGGCGGCGCGCTCGCGCGCCTTCCCCAGGAACCCGCTCGAGAAGGCGGCCCGCCCCGACGCCGCGAGGTCCTCGGGGACGCGGACGTGGACGTTCGCCGCCTCCAGCACCTCGACGGCGGCCATCCCGGCGTCGGGCATGCTGTAGTTCGTGTACGTGTCCGGGAACAGGACGACTCGCGCGTCCGCCTCGGCGGCGCTCACCGCGGCGCCGCCGCGACGCTCCCAGCGCTTCCGGAACGTGTCGCGCGTAAAGGTCGGAAGCTCTCGGTCGCTGGCGATCCCGAGCGTCCGCTCCATCACCGCCCGCGCGCCGGGGAGCTTCGTCGCCGCGTTGGCGACGGGCGCGAGCGCGCTGCCGATCCGGCTGGCCGCGTCGATGTCCGCGAAGACGCGCTCGCGCAGGCTCGCGCCCTCCGCCTCGTGATGCTCGTGTTTCACCTCCGCCTTGAGCTTCGCCAGGTCGACCCCGGTCGGACAGTCGGACATACAGCCCTTACAGCCGACACACAGGCCGAGGACTTCCTCCTGGAAGCGGTCGGAGTGGATCTCGTCCTCGGACAGTTCCCCGGAGATGGCCGCCCGGAGCATGTTTGCGCGCCCCCGGGTCGCCTGTACCTCCTCGCCGGAGGCGCGGTACGTCGGGCACATCACGTCACCCTCGGTCTCCCGACAGGTGCCGCAGCCGTTGCACAGTTCGACGAGGTGGGAGAACCCGCCCTCGTCGTCGAAGTCGATCGCGGTCTGGGGCTCGATGGACTGGTACTCGGCGCCGTAGCGGAGGTTCTCGCGCATGTCCGTGTCGGCGGCGGAGTCGGGGTAGCCCCGCTCGGCGGCGGTCTCGCCGTCGACGTAGACGACCTTCCCGGGGTTCATCCGCCAGTCGGGATCGAACGTGGACTTGAGCTCCTGGAACGCGCCCCACAGGTCCTCGCCGTACATCTTGGGGTTGAACTCGGTGCGCGCGAGCCCGTCGCCGTGCTCGCCGGAGAACGCTCCGAAGTGGTCGAGGACGAGATCGGTCACGTCGTCGGTGATCGAGTGCATCTTCTGGATGCCCTCGTCCTGCTTGAGGTTGAGGATGGGTCGGATGTGGAGCGTCCCCGAGCCGGCGTGCGCGAAGTACGCCGCGGAGGTGTCGTGGTCCGCCAGCACGTCCTCGAACTCGCCGACGTACTCGGCCAGCTCCTCGGGCGGCACCGTCGCGTCCTCGATGAACGGGTACGGCTTGGGGTCGCCCTGCAGACTCATCAGGAGGGGAATCGCCGCCTTCCGGAGCTTCCAGAGCTTCTCCTGTTCCGCCTCGGAGTACGCCTCCAGCACGTCGAAGGCGGCGCCGTTCGTCACGAACTCCTCGGTGGTGTCGGCCATCGCCGCCTCGAAGTCCGGCGCCTCGCCCGACGACTGGCCGTCGGGCGAGTGGGAGACCACCTCCGAGTCCCACTCCAGCATCAGCGCCGCCGCCGCGCCGTCCGGGATCGGCTCCTCGTACTGGGCGTACTCGGTCGACTCGCGGGCGAGCCGGAACACCTCGTCGTCCATCAGCTCGACCGCGCTCACCGGGTACTCCAGCG
This genomic interval carries:
- a CDS encoding FAD-binding and (Fe-S)-binding domain-containing protein, which gives rise to MATQDPGADGRWDTSAASLGHDRPDVQEYADLASDLRDRVAGEVQFDEYAQVLYATDGSIYQAEPAGVVCPRDADDVVATHEVAAEHGVPVLPRGTGSSLAGQTVGPGCVVIDTTKHMDDIVDVDPESREATVQPGVVQDHLDDRLADNGLKFAPDPASSGRATVVGGIGNNSTGAHSVRYGITDAYTEELEVVLADGTRIHTREVVLGSEEHEDIVAGDGIEAQLYRTVERLVRDNEAEIDEKYPNLKRSVSGYNLHKVIYETDNGDEVINLSKLFVGAEGTLGTIVEATVSLVTKPEETALALYCFDDLVDAMEAVPVALEYPVSAVELMDDEVFRLARESTEYAQYEEPIPDGAAAALMLEWDSEVVSHSPDGQSSGEAPDFEAAMADTTEEFVTNGAAFDVLEAYSEAEQEKLWKLRKAAIPLLMSLQGDPKPYPFIEDATVPPEELAEYVGEFEDVLADHDTSAAYFAHAGSGTLHIRPILNLKQDEGIQKMHSITDDVTDLVLDHFGAFSGEHGDGLARTEFNPKMYGEDLWGAFQELKSTFDPDWRMNPGKVVYVDGETAAERGYPDSAADTDMRENLRYGAEYQSIEPQTAIDFDDEGGFSHLVELCNGCGTCRETEGDVMCPTYRASGEEVQATRGRANMLRAAISGELSEDEIHSDRFQEEVLGLCVGCKGCMSDCPTGVDLAKLKAEVKHEHHEAEGASLRERVFADIDAASRIGSALAPVANAATKLPGARAVMERTLGIASDRELPTFTRDTFRKRWERRGGAAVSAAEADARVVLFPDTYTNYSMPDAGMAAVEVLEAANVHVRVPEDLAASGRAAFSSGFLGKARERAAENVEALEPFVEEGYSVVFVEPSDAVMFQDEYLDLLDGDAVEAVSAASYGVLEYVDTARLDEAIEFSRAPEAGESIAYHGHCNQKSLNKDHHAVGVLRRAGYDVDPLDTTCCGMAGSFGYEAEHYELSKAIGSLLFEKVDESPAEAVTAPGASCRSQLGDRDGETEQPPHPIEKVAAALGE